One Alkalicoccus halolimnae DNA segment encodes these proteins:
- a CDS encoding aldo/keto reductase, with the protein MNYRDLGSTGMKISEISFGTWAIGGSWGNSNDTEAVKGLERAVSEGVNFFDTADVYGDGHAEELLGRTVKPQDAYIASKFCRSGDIHDPQTYSENNVRSYLEATLRRLKRDELDLYQIHCPPKEIIENADVFAVLDKLKQEGKIKHYGVSVETVEEGLLCLEYPGVSTLQVIYNIFRQKPAQELFPQAVEKNVGILARVPLASGLLTGKFKENHQFENDDHRNFNADGEHFNVGETFGGIPFSTGVALSRELDWISEGRGSMTRASLKWVLEHEAVSAVIPGFKREEQVSDSIEAVNVKGFRTEEMERLEQFYDRQVHDVIRGAY; encoded by the coding sequence ATGAACTACAGAGATCTTGGATCGACCGGCATGAAAATAAGCGAAATCAGCTTTGGTACTTGGGCAATTGGGGGTTCATGGGGCAACTCAAATGATACAGAAGCAGTTAAAGGTCTGGAGAGAGCTGTTTCTGAAGGAGTGAATTTTTTCGATACAGCTGATGTTTACGGGGACGGTCACGCAGAAGAGCTGCTCGGCCGGACTGTGAAGCCTCAGGACGCATATATTGCCAGTAAATTCTGCCGCAGCGGGGACATACATGACCCACAGACGTATTCTGAGAATAATGTAAGAAGTTACCTGGAAGCCACTCTGCGCCGTTTAAAACGTGACGAACTGGACCTCTATCAGATTCACTGCCCTCCAAAGGAGATAATAGAAAATGCAGACGTATTTGCAGTTTTAGATAAACTGAAACAAGAAGGGAAAATCAAGCACTATGGTGTGAGCGTGGAAACAGTTGAGGAAGGACTGCTTTGTCTTGAGTATCCTGGAGTGAGCACTCTGCAGGTTATTTATAACATTTTCCGGCAGAAGCCGGCACAGGAATTGTTCCCTCAGGCAGTGGAAAAGAACGTCGGAATATTAGCGCGCGTACCTTTGGCAAGCGGACTGCTTACGGGGAAATTTAAAGAAAATCATCAATTTGAAAATGATGACCACCGCAATTTTAATGCTGACGGTGAACACTTTAATGTTGGAGAGACATTTGGAGGAATTCCCTTTTCTACGGGTGTAGCTTTGAGCAGGGAACTGGACTGGATCAGTGAAGGCAGAGGCAGTATGACGCGTGCATCGCTCAAATGGGTTCTGGAGCACGAAGCAGTATCAGCTGTCATTCCCGGTTTTAAAAGGGAAGAGCAGGTCTCAGACAGCATCGAAGCTGTAAACGTAAAAGGTTTCAGAACTGAAGAAATGGAAAGACTGGAGCAGTTTTACGACCGGCAGGTTCACGACGTGATCCGCGGAGCTTATTAA